The Vigna radiata var. radiata cultivar VC1973A unplaced genomic scaffold, Vradiata_ver6 scaffold_122, whole genome shotgun sequence genome window below encodes:
- the LOC106752997 gene encoding cucumber peeling cupredoxin: MAPLIAAQLAVFALFVTAVSTATTGYHNHTVGGAAGWSFNSTTNTTATNYTSWASNQTFDLGDYLIFNTNSNQTVVQTYNKTTYLNCTADDTDNGTFVYDSGSSSFGESLTIAVPLTIVGQNYFFSDSSDGVQCQHGLAFEIDVQNGAGLPPNLNQPPPPPYQEPPGPDAAQSPPITVAQSPTGGAFGGRVDMRFTVYVLGAAVLLLLQFQ, from the exons ATGGCGCCACTTATCGCGGCGCAACTCGCGGTCTTCGCCCTCTTCGTCACCGCCGTCTCCACTGCCACAACTGGGTACCACAACCACACCGTTGGCGGCGCCGCCGGGTGGTCCTTCAACTCCACTACCAATACAACAGCCACTAACTACACTTCCTGGGCTTCGAATCAAACCTTCGACCTTGGCGATTATCTCA ttttcaaTACGAACTCCAACCAAACGGTGGTTCAGACTTACAACAAGACGACCTATCTGAACTGCACCGCTGACGATACCGACAATGGTACCTTCGTGTACGACAGCGGTAGCAGTAGTTTCGGCGAATCGTTGACCATCGCCGTGCCGTTGACAATAGTTGGACAAAACTACTTTTTCTCCGACTCCAGCGATGGCGTGCAGTGCCAGCACGGTTTGGCCTTCGAAATCGACGTCCAGAACGGCGCCGGCTTGCCACCGAACCTCAACCAGCCGCCTCCGCCGCCGTACCAGGAGCCTCCCGGTCCCGACGCCGCTCAGTCTCCACCGATTACGGTAGCGCAGTCTCCCACTGGCGGCGCGTTCGGGGGCCGCGTTGACATGCGCTTCACGGTTTATGTTTTGGGTGCAGCGGTACTGCTGCTGCTGCAGTTTCAGTGA